The following proteins come from a genomic window of Paenibacillus swuensis:
- a CDS encoding PhoH family protein has translation MSELEGVIKVPLLNASEGLSLFGPQDKFLNIIEKTIEAKIYTREADIVIQGGRKETDSLQQLFEVLLQLVRNGYILTERDIVYALELAKEMKADQLLELYKGEVAMTYRGKPIRPKTIGQNHYVTTIKKKDIVLGIGPAGTGKTYLAVVLAVSALKEGRVKRIVLTRPAVEAGESLGFLPGDLQEKVDPYLRPLYDALNDVLGPEQVAKSLERGLIEIAPLAYMRGRTLDDSFIILDEAQNTTPEQMKMFLTRLGFGSKMVITGDVSQIDLPKGKKSGLVEVQRILKEIEEIGIIYFAEQDVVRHSLVQKIIVAYNADSENQG, from the coding sequence TTGTCAGAACTTGAAGGAGTCATTAAAGTACCTTTATTGAATGCATCGGAGGGGCTCTCGCTCTTTGGACCCCAAGACAAATTCCTGAACATTATCGAGAAGACCATTGAAGCCAAGATTTATACACGGGAAGCGGACATCGTCATTCAAGGCGGACGTAAAGAAACGGATTCGCTTCAGCAGCTGTTCGAAGTATTGCTGCAGCTTGTGCGCAATGGATACATATTAACGGAGCGGGACATTGTCTATGCTTTGGAATTAGCCAAAGAGATGAAAGCCGACCAATTGCTTGAATTATATAAAGGCGAAGTGGCGATGACCTACAGAGGCAAGCCCATTCGTCCGAAGACGATCGGACAGAATCACTATGTCACCACGATCAAGAAGAAAGACATCGTGCTGGGCATCGGACCGGCCGGTACAGGAAAAACATACTTGGCGGTCGTACTTGCCGTATCCGCGCTGAAAGAAGGAAGAGTCAAGCGGATCGTTCTGACCAGACCGGCGGTTGAAGCGGGCGAAAGTCTGGGCTTTCTGCCGGGTGACCTGCAGGAGAAGGTAGATCCTTATCTGCGTCCATTGTACGATGCGTTGAATGATGTTCTCGGTCCGGAACAAGTAGCCAAATCGCTGGAAAGAGGATTAATCGAAATCGCACCGTTAGCTTATATGCGGGGACGAACATTGGATGATTCATTTATTATCCTCGATGAAGCCCAGAACACCACGCCGGAACAGATGAAGATGTTCCTGACCCGGCTCGGATTCGGTTCGAAGATGGTTATCACCGGCGACGTTTCTCAGATTGATTTGCCCAAAGGTAAGAAATCCGGCCTCGTGGAGGTACAGCGTATTTTGAAAGAAATCGAGGAAATCGGAATCATTTATTTTGCTGAGCAGGACGTTGTAAGGCACTCTTTGGTCCAGAAAATTATTGTAGCCTACAACGCAGACAGTGAAAACCAAGGGTGA
- a CDS encoding HD family phosphohydrolase has product MIQQHKSFKEQFQYQTGGWKYSALVRFLLFLALWLLLYFSFAGKLIPERYDIQLNVASEKTIWAPEPLENEKATLKAQDEAAESVDPVETFVSLTNENLVQGLYDKLEQLNADTQVTFDDKVNIYRRELPQKREEFINAFLRSGATTSIHSESLLAEVKKGITEQEYRFPEDAFFKLPRLSNEDLEAMRPVTVDVVNEIMKDERPDAQAARAQVAEIVNTSNLTKNTQRKMVQEIARFVITPNVFFDKQATEEARAQARENTPAVMILKGEELVKKGEVITKEKYELLNEAGLLRDKVNYMPQVGLILLVTLMVLLLVMYIMQRSPTLTENNSRLAMLVLIYFLNIMAMKLVSIGQTPEFPLAYLAPVALGSMLITLLLDIPLAFLSSVLFSLAASIIFNTGYEVIFDFRIGFVSLLVCFSAIFALHKASQRSTILKAGVMVCLVGAASVTALNLLSDEYNLRSMLQSISLMIGSGLLTAVLVIGLMPFFEVSFGILSALKLVELSNPNHPLLRKLLTETPGTYHHSVMVGNLSEAAAESIGANGLLCRVGSFYHDIGKTKRPSYFIENQSNIENPHDLIDPKLSKSIIIAHARDGVEMLKDHKIPRPIWEIAEQHHGTTLLKYFYHKARKMLEDEGKDPGEIKEEDFRYFGPKAQSKEAAIVGIADCVEAAVRSLRNPTVDQIESMVQKIIKNRLDDHQFNECDLTLKELDKIAITLKETLLGIFHSRIEYPEDLTKSVKKGEA; this is encoded by the coding sequence TTGATCCAGCAACACAAGTCGTTTAAAGAACAATTTCAATATCAGACCGGAGGCTGGAAGTATAGCGCACTCGTGCGCTTTCTTCTGTTTCTGGCCCTGTGGCTGTTATTATACTTTTCTTTCGCGGGCAAGCTGATTCCCGAACGTTATGACATCCAATTGAATGTGGCCAGTGAGAAGACCATCTGGGCTCCGGAACCGTTGGAGAATGAGAAAGCTACATTGAAGGCGCAGGATGAAGCGGCTGAGAGTGTGGACCCTGTTGAAACCTTCGTCTCCTTAACCAATGAGAATTTAGTCCAAGGACTCTACGACAAACTCGAACAATTGAATGCGGATACGCAAGTTACCTTTGATGATAAAGTCAATATTTATCGTCGGGAGCTCCCGCAGAAACGCGAGGAGTTCATTAACGCCTTCTTGCGAAGCGGCGCGACAACAAGTATTCATTCAGAATCTTTGCTTGCGGAAGTGAAGAAAGGCATCACCGAGCAGGAATATCGCTTTCCTGAGGACGCATTCTTTAAGCTGCCGCGATTGTCGAATGAGGATCTGGAAGCTATGCGCCCGGTTACGGTAGATGTCGTCAACGAAATCATGAAAGACGAACGTCCCGACGCGCAAGCGGCAAGAGCCCAAGTGGCGGAAATCGTGAACACTTCCAATTTGACGAAGAACACGCAACGCAAAATGGTGCAGGAAATTGCGCGATTTGTCATTACGCCGAATGTGTTTTTTGATAAACAGGCAACGGAAGAAGCAAGAGCCCAGGCGAGAGAGAACACCCCCGCTGTCATGATCCTCAAAGGGGAGGAACTCGTAAAGAAAGGCGAAGTCATCACCAAGGAAAAGTATGAGTTGTTGAACGAAGCCGGGCTGCTTCGGGATAAAGTCAATTATATGCCTCAGGTGGGACTCATCCTGCTGGTAACCTTAATGGTACTGCTGCTTGTCATGTATATTATGCAACGCAGCCCAACCCTTACGGAGAACAATTCCAGGCTGGCCATGCTGGTCCTGATTTATTTCCTGAACATTATGGCCATGAAACTCGTATCCATCGGCCAGACTCCGGAATTTCCGTTAGCCTATTTGGCTCCGGTTGCGCTGGGGTCCATGCTGATTACCCTGTTACTGGATATCCCGCTGGCCTTTCTCTCCTCCGTCTTGTTCAGTTTGGCGGCCAGCATTATTTTCAACACGGGCTATGAAGTCATCTTTGATTTCAGGATTGGCTTCGTCTCTTTGCTGGTGTGTTTCTCGGCCATCTTCGCCTTGCATAAGGCGAGTCAGCGTTCCACAATTCTGAAGGCCGGGGTTATGGTTTGCTTGGTAGGCGCGGCATCCGTTACGGCGCTAAATTTATTGAGTGATGAATACAATTTGCGCAGTATGCTTCAATCAATCTCCTTAATGATCGGCAGCGGCTTACTGACCGCCGTACTGGTTATTGGTTTGATGCCGTTCTTTGAAGTGTCGTTCGGCATCCTCTCAGCATTAAAGCTTGTTGAGCTGTCCAATCCGAATCACCCTTTGCTGCGCAAGTTGCTGACGGAAACGCCGGGTACATATCACCACAGCGTGATGGTGGGGAATTTATCTGAAGCGGCCGCTGAATCTATCGGAGCCAACGGTTTATTGTGCAGGGTGGGTTCGTTCTACCATGATATCGGCAAAACTAAGAGACCCAGCTATTTTATTGAAAATCAATCGAATATAGAGAATCCGCATGATCTGATTGACCCTAAACTCAGTAAATCCATTATTATCGCGCACGCGCGCGACGGAGTTGAAATGTTGAAAGATCACAAGATTCCAAGACCGATTTGGGAAATCGCAGAACAGCATCACGGTACCACATTATTGAAATACTTCTACCACAAAGCGCGAAAGATGCTTGAAGATGAGGGAAAAGATCCGGGTGAAATCAAAGAAGAGGACTTCCGTTACTTCGGTCCCAAGGCGCAGTCCAAGGAAGCCGCTATCGTAGGTATTGCCGACTGCGTGGAAGCAGCCGTCCGTTCCCTTCGCAATCCGACTGTGGACCAGATTGAATCCATGGTACAGAAGATTATCAAGAACAGGCTGGATGACCACCAGTTCAATGAATGTGACTTGACCCTTAAGGAATTGGACAAAATAGCGATAACACTCAAGGAAACGCTGCTGGGCATATTCCATTCCAGAATTGAATATCCGGAAGATTTGACCAAAAGCGTGAAGAAAGGAGAAGCTTAA
- the ybeY gene encoding rRNA maturation RNase YbeY — protein MALNLTWSDNQEIHPISEELASLLERLLQEAGQAEKVEEGEVSLTFVTDQEIHELNKQYRNMDKPTDVLSFSMQEFVDEEPEILYELEEGEAEPDDFSDVLGDIVISVERAKAQAEDYGHSFEREVGFLFVHGFLHLIGYDHEDEAAEKTMMDKQEAILGKVGLSR, from the coding sequence ATGGCGTTGAACTTAACGTGGAGCGATAATCAAGAAATTCATCCGATTTCGGAGGAGTTGGCAAGCCTGTTGGAACGCTTGCTGCAAGAGGCGGGACAAGCCGAGAAGGTGGAAGAAGGCGAGGTTTCCCTGACGTTCGTCACCGATCAGGAAATTCATGAGCTTAACAAACAATACCGGAACATGGACAAACCGACGGATGTACTTTCCTTCTCTATGCAGGAATTTGTGGACGAGGAGCCGGAAATTCTATATGAACTTGAAGAAGGCGAGGCCGAACCGGACGATTTCTCCGATGTTCTGGGGGACATCGTCATTTCAGTGGAACGTGCGAAAGCCCAAGCTGAGGACTATGGACACTCTTTTGAACGTGAAGTAGGTTTCTTGTTTGTACACGGATTCCTTCATTTGATCGGATATGATCATGAAGATGAAGCTGCGGAGAAGACCATGATGGACAAGCAGGAAGCGATTCTGGGCAAAGTGGGACTGAGCAGGTGA
- a CDS encoding diacylglycerol kinase family protein, which produces MKFHVFATGAVLGLSWLFHIPGDRLMFVLLAITLVLSAELFNTAIEKTVDLAMPTEHPLAKIAKDTAAGAVLVTAVFAIIVFIYVFAFPLKEWLGF; this is translated from the coding sequence ATGAAATTTCATGTATTTGCAACCGGCGCGGTGTTGGGATTGAGTTGGCTGTTTCATATTCCGGGAGACCGATTGATGTTTGTGCTTCTGGCAATTACGTTGGTCTTAAGCGCCGAACTGTTCAATACAGCTATTGAGAAAACCGTGGATCTGGCGATGCCGACGGAACACCCGCTAGCCAAAATCGCGAAAGATACCGCCGCAGGAGCCGTGTTGGTCACTGCGGTTTTTGCCATTATTGTTTTTATATATGTTTTCGCGTTTCCCCTTAAGGAATGGCTTGGATTTTAA
- a CDS encoding cytidine deaminase, producing the protein MDERALISEALKAREKAYVPYSNFKVGAALLHESGDIIHGCNVENASYGATNCAERTSMFRAISEGRKAGTFKSMAIVGDTEGPIAPCGICRQVMIEICGPDMPVILGNTAGVYITTTVKELLPGAFDQTSLK; encoded by the coding sequence ATGGACGAAAGAGCCTTAATCAGTGAAGCATTAAAAGCCAGAGAGAAAGCGTATGTCCCTTATTCCAATTTCAAGGTAGGCGCGGCCCTGTTGCACGAAAGCGGAGATATTATCCATGGCTGCAATGTCGAAAATGCTTCTTACGGCGCGACGAACTGCGCGGAACGCACCAGCATGTTTCGGGCGATCTCTGAGGGTCGCAAAGCAGGGACGTTTAAATCCATGGCTATCGTCGGCGATACGGAAGGCCCCATTGCGCCTTGCGGCATTTGCCGTCAGGTTATGATTGAAATCTGCGGGCCGGATATGCCCGTTATTCTCGGAAACACTGCAGGCGTCTATATTACAACAACCGTGAAAGAGCTGCTTCCAGGCGCTTTTGACCAAACGAGTCTTAAATAA
- the era gene encoding GTPase Era, which yields MSNASKKFRSGFVAIIGRPNVGKSTLMNQVIGQKIAIMSDKPQTTRNKIHGVYTTDDYQIVFLDTPGIHKPQSKLGDYMMKVAQSTFSEVDAVLFLIDVVDGIGGGDRFIIEQLKHVKTPVILVMNKIDQVHPEALLPIISQYKELYDFAEIVPISARQGNNVNTLLDQVRKYLNEGPQYYPSDQVTDHPEQFVCAELIREKILHKTREEIPHSIAVQIESMRVKPNGMVDIGAVIFVERDSQKGIIIGKQGSLLKEIGREARMDIERLLGSKIFLELWVKVKKDWRNQERVLKDLGFRHD from the coding sequence ATGTCAAACGCTTCAAAAAAATTCCGCTCCGGATTTGTTGCCATTATCGGCCGTCCTAACGTCGGGAAATCGACTTTAATGAATCAGGTCATCGGCCAAAAAATAGCCATCATGTCAGACAAACCTCAAACTACACGAAACAAAATTCATGGTGTTTATACGACCGATGATTATCAGATCGTCTTTTTGGATACACCCGGTATTCACAAACCCCAGTCCAAGCTTGGCGATTATATGATGAAGGTTGCGCAAAGCACTTTTTCCGAAGTGGACGCGGTACTATTCCTGATTGACGTTGTGGACGGAATCGGAGGCGGCGACCGGTTCATTATTGAACAACTCAAGCATGTGAAAACCCCGGTTATATTGGTCATGAACAAGATTGATCAGGTACATCCGGAAGCATTGCTCCCTATCATCTCACAATATAAAGAGTTGTATGACTTTGCAGAGATTGTGCCCATTTCCGCGAGGCAGGGCAATAACGTGAATACGTTGCTGGATCAAGTTCGTAAATATTTAAACGAAGGTCCTCAATACTATCCGTCCGATCAAGTTACGGACCACCCCGAGCAATTTGTTTGCGCTGAATTAATCCGGGAAAAGATTCTTCACAAAACCCGCGAGGAAATACCGCACTCCATCGCTGTGCAAATCGAAAGTATGCGGGTTAAACCTAACGGAATGGTCGATATCGGGGCCGTCATCTTTGTGGAAAGGGACTCACAAAAGGGTATTATTATCGGAAAACAGGGATCACTGCTTAAAGAGATCGGCAGAGAAGCACGTATGGATATCGAAAGATTGCTGGGTTCCAAGATTTTTCTGGAGCTATGGGTAAAGGTGAAGAAGGATTGGCGCAATCAAGAGCGCGTGCTGAAGGATCTGGGATTCCGTCATGACTGA
- a CDS encoding YqzL family protein produces the protein MRDFSWNVFANTGDVEAYMLYRDWDNRGQNEANEHEEEHQEEWAESLN, from the coding sequence ATGCGAGACTTTTCATGGAATGTATTTGCAAATACAGGTGATGTGGAAGCATATATGCTTTATCGGGATTGGGATAACCGCGGTCAGAATGAGGCGAATGAGCACGAAGAGGAACACCAGGAAGAGTGGGCGGAATCCTTAAACTGA
- the recO gene encoding DNA repair protein RecO, with translation MNAWERGKDMLYKVEGIVIRSMDYGEGNKIITIYSKTHGKIGIMAKGAKKLKSRHAGVSQLFTYGEFMFYKTSGLGSLNQGEILTAHHKIRGDLHLAAYAAYLVEMVDRMVEDTEASEFLFEQLKAALDAFEEGKDPQIIVRMFEMKMLHFSGVAPVLDACVHCGRDEPPFSLSPGMGGLLCRLCRLRDPRGISVTEGTVKLLNVFQQVDLRRLGNITVKHETRLQLKQCMRAYMDIHVSIPFRSLHFLDQMDKYDI, from the coding sequence ATGAACGCATGGGAGCGGGGGAAGGATATGCTGTACAAAGTTGAAGGTATCGTTATTCGCAGTATGGACTATGGTGAGGGCAACAAAATTATAACGATTTATTCTAAAACACACGGCAAAATCGGAATCATGGCAAAAGGAGCAAAGAAGCTCAAAAGCCGACACGCTGGCGTAAGCCAGCTGTTTACATATGGTGAATTTATGTTTTATAAAACCAGCGGTCTGGGTTCTTTAAATCAAGGGGAAATTCTGACCGCGCATCACAAAATTCGCGGAGATCTTCATTTGGCCGCGTATGCTGCTTACCTGGTGGAGATGGTAGACCGGATGGTGGAGGACACAGAGGCCAGCGAGTTTCTTTTTGAGCAACTTAAAGCCGCATTAGACGCATTTGAAGAGGGAAAAGATCCTCAAATTATAGTACGTATGTTTGAGATGAAGATGCTGCATTTCTCTGGCGTCGCCCCTGTTTTGGATGCTTGCGTACATTGCGGCAGGGATGAACCTCCGTTCTCGCTTAGCCCCGGAATGGGCGGGTTATTATGCAGACTATGCAGATTGCGCGATCCTAGGGGGATTTCAGTAACAGAAGGGACCGTGAAGTTGTTGAATGTGTTCCAACAGGTTGATTTACGACGATTGGGCAATATAACGGTCAAACATGAAACCCGTTTGCAACTTAAACAATGTATGCGTGCCTATATGGATATACATGTCAGTATTCCGTTTCGATCTTTGCATTTCCTGGATCAGATGGATAAGTACGATATTTAA
- the glyQ gene encoding glycine--tRNA ligase subunit alpha: MNFQQIILTLQNFWAEQKCIIVQPYDTEKGAGTMNPMTFLRSIGPEPWNVAYVEPSRRPADGRYGENPNRLYQHHQFQVILKPSPDNIQELYLESLKRLGIDPLQHDIRFVEDNWESPTLGAWGLGWEVWLDGMEITQFTYFQQVGGIDASPVAVEITYGLERMASYIQNKENVFDLEWVEGITYGDVFLQPEYEHSKYTFEVSDAKMLFGLFATYEEEARRALQQQLVFPAYDYVLKCSHTFNLLDARGAISVTERTGYIMRVRNLARECAATYLAERERLGFPLLAKAEKGVDANA, encoded by the coding sequence ATGAATTTTCAACAAATTATTTTGACCCTGCAGAACTTTTGGGCCGAACAGAAATGTATTATTGTTCAACCTTATGACACGGAGAAAGGCGCGGGTACAATGAACCCGATGACGTTCTTGCGCAGTATTGGTCCGGAGCCGTGGAATGTGGCCTATGTGGAGCCTTCCCGTCGTCCCGCAGATGGACGTTATGGCGAAAACCCGAACCGTTTGTATCAGCATCATCAGTTTCAAGTGATCTTGAAGCCCTCCCCGGACAATATTCAGGAGCTTTATCTTGAAAGTCTGAAGCGTTTAGGCATTGATCCCCTGCAACATGATATCCGGTTTGTGGAAGATAACTGGGAATCACCTACGTTAGGCGCATGGGGATTGGGTTGGGAAGTGTGGCTTGACGGCATGGAGATTACCCAGTTCACGTATTTCCAGCAAGTCGGCGGCATTGATGCCAGTCCGGTGGCTGTAGAGATTACGTACGGATTGGAACGGATGGCTTCGTATATTCAAAATAAAGAGAATGTGTTTGATCTGGAATGGGTGGAAGGCATTACATACGGTGACGTCTTTCTGCAACCGGAATATGAGCATTCCAAATATACGTTTGAAGTGTCGGACGCCAAGATGCTTTTCGGGCTGTTTGCAACCTATGAAGAGGAAGCTCGACGCGCCCTGCAACAACAACTTGTATTTCCGGCCTACGACTATGTGTTGAAATGCTCCCATACGTTCAATCTGCTGGATGCCCGGGGTGCCATTTCCGTGACGGAGCGTACCGGATACATTATGCGTGTTCGGAATCTGGCAAGGGAATGCGCAGCAACCTATTTGGCAGAGCGGGAGCGTCTGGGCTTCCCGTTGCTGGCGAAGGCTGAGAAGGGAGTGGACGCGAATGCCTAA
- the glyS gene encoding glycine--tRNA ligase subunit beta — MPKDLLLEIGLEEVPARFIRAAMEQLKEKTVKWLSEARIGHGEVKAYATPRRLAVYIQSVEEKQTDVNEEVKGPSRKIALDETGAWSKAAQGFARSQGVDPESFYFQELGGVEYIYAKKSSVGTATSSLLNEALPAIITSMTFPKNMRWGAWDLKFVRPIRWMVALFGEEVVPFEIAGVSTGRISRGHRFLGNDTEIGSPSAYADTLKEESVYVDVEERQGLILEGIQSLSKDKGWTISIKEDLLEEVLFLVEYPTVLFGTFDPDFLTIPQDVLITSMREHQRYFPVLNHDGELLPYFVTVRNGNEVALEQVAKGNEKVLRARLSDARFFYREDQKLPIATALDKLETIVFHEELGTVADKVRRIGKLAGMLSGIMKVDQVTAFHIERTAAICKFDLVTQMVYEFPELQGVMGEDYARKAGEPEPVAKGIFEHYQPRFSGDQSPASQVGAIVSIADKLDTIVGCFSIGIIPTGSQDPYALRRQAAGIVQMMLDHPTECTLAEAFRAALSVHRDAGLLKRDAEGIEKDLHDFFGLRVKNVLSEQARYDVVDAVLASGYNDISSVVRRGEALMEAVQQPDFKITVESFNRVNNLAGKATAHTVDASLFTESVEHDLYTRWLEIQGRYEHLLNQGMEGQALAALAELKPAVTAYFDKVMVMADDDNIRSNRLATLHAISGGLKKFADFSKLVW, encoded by the coding sequence ATGCCTAAAGATTTATTGCTTGAAATTGGCCTTGAGGAAGTACCGGCACGGTTTATCCGCGCGGCTATGGAGCAACTTAAGGAAAAGACCGTGAAATGGTTAAGCGAGGCGCGAATCGGTCACGGCGAGGTTAAGGCATATGCCACACCGCGGAGATTAGCTGTGTATATTCAAAGCGTTGAAGAGAAGCAAACCGATGTGAATGAGGAAGTTAAAGGACCCTCCCGCAAAATCGCTTTAGATGAAACTGGTGCGTGGAGCAAGGCGGCACAGGGTTTTGCCAGAAGCCAAGGGGTGGATCCGGAAAGCTTCTATTTCCAGGAACTTGGAGGCGTGGAATACATCTATGCCAAGAAGAGCAGTGTCGGTACAGCCACTTCATCGCTACTGAACGAAGCCCTGCCTGCCATCATTACTTCTATGACCTTTCCGAAGAATATGCGTTGGGGAGCTTGGGATCTTAAGTTTGTCCGGCCGATACGGTGGATGGTTGCCCTGTTTGGAGAGGAAGTCGTTCCGTTTGAAATTGCAGGAGTAAGCACGGGTCGTATTTCCCGGGGGCACCGCTTTCTGGGTAATGACACGGAAATTGGCTCTCCTTCCGCATATGCGGACACTCTGAAAGAGGAGTCTGTTTATGTGGATGTGGAAGAAAGACAGGGACTCATCCTGGAGGGAATCCAAAGTCTCTCCAAAGACAAAGGCTGGACCATATCTATTAAAGAGGATCTGCTGGAGGAAGTGCTCTTCCTTGTTGAATATCCAACTGTATTATTCGGTACGTTTGATCCCGATTTCCTGACCATTCCGCAAGATGTGCTTATCACATCCATGCGGGAGCACCAGCGTTATTTCCCGGTGCTGAATCATGATGGGGAATTGCTGCCCTATTTTGTAACGGTTCGAAATGGTAACGAGGTTGCATTGGAACAGGTCGCGAAAGGAAACGAGAAAGTGTTGCGCGCAAGGCTTTCCGATGCTCGTTTCTTCTACCGTGAAGATCAAAAGCTTCCCATCGCAACCGCCTTGGACAAACTGGAAACGATTGTTTTCCACGAGGAACTGGGGACGGTCGCGGATAAGGTTCGTCGGATCGGTAAATTAGCCGGGATGTTATCCGGCATCATGAAGGTGGATCAAGTAACTGCTTTTCATATTGAACGTACGGCTGCGATCTGTAAATTCGATTTGGTTACCCAGATGGTATATGAATTTCCGGAATTACAGGGCGTGATGGGCGAAGATTACGCGCGTAAAGCGGGCGAGCCTGAGCCGGTGGCCAAAGGGATATTTGAACATTATCAACCTCGCTTCTCCGGTGACCAATCTCCCGCCTCACAGGTAGGCGCAATTGTAAGTATAGCGGATAAGCTGGATACCATTGTCGGTTGCTTTTCGATCGGAATCATTCCGACCGGTTCTCAAGATCCGTATGCCTTGCGTCGTCAAGCGGCAGGTATTGTGCAAATGATGCTGGATCACCCTACGGAGTGCACGCTTGCAGAAGCGTTCCGCGCAGCGCTAAGCGTACATCGTGATGCAGGGTTACTGAAGCGGGATGCGGAAGGTATCGAGAAGGATTTACACGATTTCTTCGGGCTTCGTGTCAAGAATGTCTTGTCAGAACAGGCAAGATACGATGTGGTGGATGCCGTCCTGGCCAGCGGATATAACGATATCTCTTCCGTAGTACGCCGGGGTGAAGCGTTAATGGAGGCCGTGCAACAACCTGACTTTAAGATTACGGTAGAATCGTTTAATCGTGTAAATAACCTCGCAGGTAAAGCAACTGCCCATACCGTTGACGCGTCTTTATTTACAGAGTCTGTTGAACATGATTTGTATACCCGCTGGCTCGAAATTCAAGGTCGTTATGAACACCTGCTTAATCAAGGCATGGAAGGACAAGCACTAGCTGCTTTGGCTGAGCTTAAGCCCGCCGTTACCGCTTATTTTGACAAAGTGATGGTTATGGCTGATGATGACAACATTCGTTCTAACCGGTTAGCGACGTTACACGCGATATCCGGCGGATTGAAGAAATTCGCGGATTTCTCCAAGCTGGTCTGGTAA
- a CDS encoding pyruvate, water dikinase regulatory protein, which yields MDNVVFAPVVYVLSDSAGDTGDSVVRAAAAQFYPVQVNIRRTPYILDRSDVDKAIEAVLRDKAIILFTLVVPEMRDYVIEQAMKYSIPYIDTLGPVISSLERIIGQESRHKPGLIHELNEDYFKKVEAVEFAVKYDDGRDPMGVLKADIVLVGVSRTSKTPLSMYLAYKKFKVANVPLVPELKPPNELFTIAKRKIIGLTINPDKLNQIRIERLKALGLAGDANYANVNRIVSELEYSQRIMERLGCEVLDVSSRAVEETASVIIDMMRS from the coding sequence TTGGACAATGTCGTGTTCGCTCCTGTTGTCTATGTGTTATCCGATTCAGCCGGAGATACGGGAGATTCGGTAGTGAGGGCTGCGGCAGCGCAGTTCTATCCCGTACAAGTGAATATTCGCCGTACACCCTACATTCTCGATCGTTCGGACGTGGATAAGGCCATCGAGGCTGTACTAAGAGACAAAGCCATCATTTTGTTCACATTAGTAGTTCCGGAGATGAGAGACTATGTGATTGAACAAGCGATGAAGTACAGTATTCCATATATTGATACTCTGGGGCCGGTCATTTCATCATTGGAACGCATCATAGGCCAGGAATCCAGACATAAGCCCGGGCTCATCCACGAACTGAATGAAGATTATTTCAAAAAGGTCGAGGCGGTCGAATTCGCGGTTAAATATGATGACGGACGCGATCCGATGGGGGTGCTGAAGGCGGACATTGTTCTGGTCGGTGTATCCCGCACTTCCAAAACACCGCTTTCCATGTATCTTGCTTACAAAAAATTTAAGGTCGCTAACGTCCCGCTTGTTCCGGAACTGAAGCCTCCGAATGAATTATTTACGATTGCCAAACGTAAAATCATCGGACTTACGATTAATCCGGATAAGCTGAATCAAATTCGAATTGAACGGTTAAAAGCTTTAGGACTCGCCGGTGATGCCAATTACGCCAATGTGAATCGTATTGTAAGCGAATTGGAATATTCACAACGCATTATGGAGAGATTGGGTTGTGAAGTTCTGGATGTCTCAAGCAGAGCTGTAGAAGAGACGGCAAGTGTTATTATTGATATGATGAGATCCTAG
- a CDS encoding YaiI/YqxD family protein produces the protein MIISSNTGTGRILVDADACPVKQEIVSAGASFGAEVWMIASYDHRLKEMAGVHNVQVDRSDQSVDLYIANQLRPGDVLVTQDFGLATIGLAKRAVVLSNRGQRYTDLTMDFLLETRHEQAKKRRGGMRSRGPKPMTDEDRKHFLQTLTKVLTNMQENK, from the coding sequence ATGATTATTTCCAGCAATACAGGTACGGGCAGAATTCTGGTTGATGCGGATGCTTGTCCCGTTAAGCAGGAAATCGTTTCAGCGGGAGCCTCATTTGGAGCGGAAGTTTGGATGATTGCTTCCTATGACCATCGGCTTAAAGAAATGGCCGGTGTTCATAATGTGCAGGTCGACCGTTCGGATCAGTCTGTTGACCTCTACATCGCCAATCAATTGCGCCCGGGGGATGTGCTGGTTACGCAGGACTTTGGTCTTGCGACGATCGGACTTGCCAAACGTGCCGTGGTACTTTCCAACCGGGGACAAAGATATACGGATCTCACGATGGATTTCTTATTGGAAACGAGACATGAGCAAGCCAAAAAAAGGCGTGGCGGTATGCGTTCCAGAGGACCCAAACCGATGACGGATGAAGATCGCAAACATTTTCTACAAACTTTGACAAAAGTTTTGACTAACATGCAGGAAAATAAATGA